In the genome of Thalassophryne amazonica chromosome 6, fThaAma1.1, whole genome shotgun sequence, the window tgggaaatatgtccaggatcagttgattaaaatttggtgacgatccggattaaactctggaaaatatagcaTAAGGTATTAGTTTGCCCTTTTGTGACTCTACATCCTTCGATATTGATATGTGGCATGGCGGAGGAATGCGCTGTaccgagtgcccttctagtttgtGGCTTCATTGTCGTGGCAATCACTTGGTGGTGAGGAAGACCGGAAGTGTTACTGTATCtactcttccccttctcctaactctaaccataaccatagtgtaagtgtgtaccctccccaaacatTAACCATGACACCCCAAGACCccccttcaccccacattttgtgcctgtGTCACGAATTTGTGCCCGTTACCCCATTTTCATACCCCGTTACGAACTCACAGATTACAGTTTTTCCgattgcttacacacattttgcagaatttgattcactgtgtcaaaactctacacacaaagcaagataagacacaacacttgttgtaaaactcctcacagctctgtcaaaatgaaaccctataatcaaaacctaacaatcccttctaaaaatgtcattcaaatgatacacacatgcaccattttgaaacactttcaaatcaacaaCACACTgatgttttacacaaaacactgaagtccatatatttttatttactttttctcaaacaagagctgaaagtTACAGTAGTTAGAAACAAAAGTATTTCCACATTTTTCAagaacagagacagagacagagtacTGTatagttcaaattcaaaacaatgaaaacaagtgtttgcagtactgtagtttacatacatggtACAGTAACATCACTTGACAGTACTGTATATTCactgtgtggtggctgaggtttgggtggAGCCTTTGAAccagcttccctcagtgtgaggctgtggttgatcacatggtccaccaaagttgctcaaatttcatctgaaacatttcgccttcttgctcttctttgtctttgttcacgtatctctctttgtcttccttgtcctGTTTCTCTGGGTCTTATCAcctccatgattgcagatttggcaaaatgtcttacctgagctctatttATAGTGTCAAAGGTCAGACTGATTAGTGGGgagttttctgtgtgagtgttttcagtTGTGTGCATAAGTGTTTCCAATTaccagatgtgttttgcatttttactaaaagtgttttcccaatgataacaaggtattttatctttgggttcagtgtctaatgtaggaaactgtgtgtaatgaGCGGGCAAATGCTCATTACACACACAAGGTTAAGACAACAAACTGCAGTCcctacctaaccctaaccccaatgaggatgacgagtaTGCAGACAAGCTTCCCtgaaacggtttctgacagtttgtgcagaaattctttggttctgcaaaccgattgttgcagcagctgtccaggtggctggtctcagatgatcttggaggtgaacatgctggatgtggcggtcctgggctggtgtggttacacgtggtctgcagctgGGAGgcaggttggatgtactgccaaattctctgaaacacctttggagatggcttatggtagagaaatgaaccctaaccctaacattcAATTTACGGGAAACAGCTTTGGTGGACGTTCCTGCAGTCACCATGACAACTGCATGCACCCTCAAAACttatgacatctgtggcattgtgctgtgagataaaactgaacatttcagagtggccttttattgtggccagcctaaggcacgcctgtgcaataatcatgctgtgtaatcagtatcttgatatgccacacctgtgaggtgggatagattatctcagcaaaggagtgcTCACTAACAAATTTGAatggatttgtgaacaatatttgagagaaatcagTATTTTGTatatggaaaatgttttagatcttttgcagctgatgaaaaatgggagcaaaacaaaactgtgtttatatttttgttcaatgtatatacactcaacaaaaatataaacgcaacacttttggttttgctcccattttgtatgagataaactcaaagatctaaaactttttccacatacacaatatcaccatttccctcaaatattgttcacaaaccagtctaaatctgtgatagtgagcacttctcctttgctgagataatccatcccacctcacaggtgtgccttagactgcccacaataaaaggccactctgaaaggtgcagttttgttttattgggggggataccagtcagtatctggtgtgaccaccatttgcctcatgcagtgcaacacatctcctttcgcatagagttgatcaagttgtcaattgtggcctgtggaatgttggtccactcctcttcaatggctgtgcgaagttgctggatattggcaggaactggtacacgctgtcgtatacgccggtccagagcatcccaaacatgctcaatgggtgacatgtccggtgagtatgccggccatgcaagaactgggacattttcagctttcaagaattgtgtacagatccttgcatcatggggctgtgcattatcctgctgcaacatgaggtgatgttcttggatgtatggcacaacaatgggcctcaggatcttgtcacggtatctctgtgcattcaaaatgccatcaataaaatgcacctgtgttcttcgtccataacagacgcctgcccataccataaccccactcgatccacaacattgacatcagaaaaccgctcacccacacgacgccacacatgctgtctgccatctgccctggacagtgtgaaccgggattcatccgtgaagagaacacctctccaacgtgccaaacgccagtgaatgtgagcatttgcccactcaagtcggttacgacgacgaactggagtcgggtcgagaccccgatgaggacaacaagcatgcagatgagcttccctgagacggtttctgacagtttgtgcagaaattctttggttatgcaaaccaattgtttcagcagctgtccgagtggctggtctcagacgatcttggaggtgcaaatgctggatgtggaggtcctgggctggtgtggttacacatagtctgcggttgtgaggctggttggatgtactgccaaattctctgaaacgcctttggagacggcttatggtagagaaatgaacattcaatacacgagcaacagctctggttgacattcctgctgtcagcatgccaattgcacgctccctcaaatcttgcgacatctgtggccttGTGCTGTGtgttaaaactgcacctttcagagtggccttttattgtctaatgcacacctgtgcactaatcatggtgtctaatcagcatcttggtatggcacaactgtgaggtgggatggattatctcagcaaaggagaagtgctcactatcacagatttagactggtttgtgaacaatatttgagggaaatggtgatattgtgtatgtggaaaagttttagatctttgagttcatctcatacaaaatgggagcaaaaccaaaagtgttgcatttatatttttgttgagtgtacttttaaAAAAggtcaaaattcttctttttcctCAAATTTATGTTAAAACATGGACATGGATtcctttattcattttatacaaatCTTATGTTCACTCATACTTGAATAACCACATGCAGGTCTCAACATCTTAGAAGGGTTCAGAGAAAGACAACAAAACTGGTATCACAAATTGCAAATTTATCATATGatgaaatactttttttcttctagTTTGTGAAACAGATTTCCTGCACACTTTAGTGCTCCAAatgttgatttttttattatgtatgtattataatGGTTTTTTGACTTAAGACCTTTCAAGATCATTTATGGACCATTAAAGTATTTCaagtgcacttaaaaaaaaaaatctaaatttagaAACATAAGAAAATGATGTTCTTTggacacattgggcctcatgtatcaacgttgcgtacggcgatatctgagcgtatatggggtgtacgccaaaacggctgcgctacttggtatttatcaatgtggtcgttggcgtacgctgaaaatatacaccaggtcgagaggtggcgtaaattatacaccaaaatgaaccagcgctggaatccacataaaaatgaagatgatcaacatgataaacagtgccattatacaaatcaatgcatatgttacataaataacactttcctgattatactacataataatcaatacaaatcccgcctttgcgggattgttatggagcacgatccgtggccacagcgttactgtaaagaaagcgctgcttgcctttttctccagacttcgagcctggagccagagcagcgctgagcttaacttcatgtggtgtgatcgttttagactatgaaattgataataacaactgtagtttcgtcattcccttaattcgcccgtgctgcaaccaggttttgtcgtctccattcggttgtcacaataaaataaatacagaaatacatttaaaaaataaagaaatctgacagattaggcgtgtcttattgagtgagcaaatatccacgtcaagaattattgacgtgaaaagagaatacagtggtccctcgctataacgccgttcacctgtggtggcctcggagtctcgcggagtatttagtccaattttgcatgcctttttttttttttacagtgttctgtgttctgcgtatctgtttataagaatcttgttgcccagaagagaaaagagcgccaacaactacccataactgtgtttgtcacacggaaataaACACCTGCTGcacccaggtgtgagtggaaaaaggcgcagcgcgaggacgcagaggcccgatctgtgaaatactggtttattcactattaataatttcttatgtgtccgacctatttcgttgatcgttaaaattaattcgtttgttctaaatgccatcataattatttataggaacacgttctatttttatttctcaaaccagtgtttgggcctgaaaacagtttggtattactttcttactaaggtttgaactttgagagtgtttacacacgagagaaaagtgagaaaatgttcatgcctgattgagaaagtgtataaactgtgtagtgaggggttttacagctttgaaacgtctataataattgtaaaaaataacggtgactacgtcgcggtttcacgtattacgggctattttttagaacgtaactccagcgattaatgagggaacaCTGTAACACttaattgattatatactacaaaacaattgatacgacagccgcttttgacgctctattggcacacgtcatgattggtggagttctttttcattgccgtctttccggcttctatgtcgtaaaatgagagtgtgtctgaagcggagtctaaaTATTTATggacgtgtttattataattacgatcgcatttatcaagatcacgtcaggcgtacgccagaaatgggcaggtgcgcactgcttgatacatgtcacggcgactttggtatATTTCAAGTTTAcactgtaaatttacgccacaagtgcgcaacattgatacatgaggcccattgtgatcATGTGCAACCAATGTACAAATTTCAGTCGTGTTTCCTTTTACTATTCAGTGTGAGGTGGTACTTACAATTTTCAGTTTTGGTATCAAGTAATTTAGACAAATGTTTTTAAACCATACTGTGTATtcaatgtttctgtttttttattattattatttaaatgtgGTCATCTGTGATGTGAACATTAATGTCAATTTGAACATTTTTATCACATGACTATAATAAATTAACTGAGAAATAAAAATCCTGCACCTGCACTGCTGCTCACAAACTTCCCAACAGTTTTCACAAAACTCGATTTTTGGCATTTCTCTTTGAACAAAGGGTCACTGTGCACTGCTGCACAGATGGACCATGAGCCTGACACATAAAAAAGGTCCTAACCGAAGCCTCcctcattctttttttttaaccccctGATTCCTGTGAGGGTCCGATCCCAGACTGGACCCGACGGCAGTTATTTGGGGCCCCATGGGAAGGCGGGACGCGTGCTCTTTAAAGTCAGAATAATAAGAATTGAAAACGAACTGCGGAGCAGCTTGCAGACGGTAACAGCTGCAGCTCCACATCTTTAACAAAGACAATTtacattggaacatttttttgtattattcCTCAGCCGCTTTCATCTCTGTGCGTAAAGTCTGGTCCCGCACATCTGCAGCGCCCGTGCGCTGTCACTGGATTCGTTTTGTACATATGCAGTCTGCTGTTTTGAAACATTTGTGTCCAACCTGCAGATTAACTTGGTTTATTTGTGCACAATGACGCCCGCGCCTTTGCGTGAACGGGAGTCGGGATACTAACGGGAGCTGCAGCTCTGAGAGGGGGAAGGGTTCCGATGTAAACGACAGAGGAGGGGGCGTGGCTCCGGTCCCACCCACTTCATCCTTTTCCCATCTGTTGCGCGCTTCTGACGCGTGCCGAACGCGTGAATCCCACCAAGTGCGCGCTGTGTTCGTGTCGTGTTCGCCTCAGGAATCAAAGACAGCAGAGATATTTTTTTCTTTACTGATGCGCAACAATCACAGTGCTTTTAAAGGCACTTTTACATGTGCATGTATGAGACATTTTAAGCAGGCAGCACCTAAACGTAAGCTCTTCATCATATTTTTACGCGTCGTGTCTGTGCGCGCGTTCTGGCACAGAAAGCTGTGACGTAGAATTCTGCGCactcctcctcccccctcctCACTGCTCCATGTAGGTATAAACTGTTGTTCATGttggaaaaaaaagaagcttggAGGGCCCACAAGCAGATGTTAATCCACGCATGGCGTGGCgtgggtttttgttttattaattttagaAGAGATTCGATCTGTCGCCTCTGAAACgcctctctgggttttttttttcctgcggcTGAACGAACAGGAGTTTGCACATACATATGAAGAAACTGCGTTTAACTGGtctaaatgtaaatatttttgcaTTTTCACTCGCTGATTTCACGTAAAAGAACATAAATGAACGCCTTTATTTTGAATAAAAGCATAAAACGAAAGAAGGCCATGTTGCCCTGAACTCTCGttcataattcatttatttgtgtgATAAAAAAGTACAATAGTGCATATAAAATGCACCTCATGCATATATAGAAATATAAAAATTGTACAGAAacataaaacaaacagaaatacaataattatcaaaaataataaaaattgtcAGCGATATAAAAACGCCCCAATTAAATTTTAACTGAAACATCAGGTTAAGAGAATCACATGACTTGGTAAATTATTTCATATATGTATTCTATATGTATTTACCTGCTTGAAAAAAACCCTATTACTAAAACTCTATTTACGATAAAAAAAAGGCTTTCAACAATTCATAAAAGCACACATAAATAagcataaatataaatacaacatAAAAATGGTCAATAACTAAAAAATGTTAAGaaatataaaaatgtctttgtgacCAAGAACTtacaatgaggtggccgttttaattAGATACAACTATATGTTGATTACAtgcacctgtgtggatcacatgatttgctacaaaaaaaaacttaaaggGATCAGAGCTCAACACGTGATCCGCAAACACATTAACTCAACCATAACAATTTGAGAGCATATTTAAAAATCAGAAATATAAAAACGGCCATAACTGACTTTAAATGAAATGATATGACACATGATATGGTCATCAAATGATAAAATGTTTTCCTGTTTGTTGCCACTTTTTAAGACAAACGCGTGAATTTCTTCGTACAGTTTAACGCTGTGAAGCGCAAAATCAGTGTGAAACTCTTCATACCACCGCAAAAGGCAGTTTCCAAACGTGACAGATGGACTTCAGGAGCACCACTTGTTTGGgaaacccccccccccgtctCACACTGGCGCGTGCAGCGGCTTGCACCCACCAGCATCCACATAAATAGGAGGCTCTCCGGCTCCTCCGCACATTCCAACTCAGCTGCGCCAAAAAAGCAAACATCTCTCCTTCAAAAAAGCACAAGCGAAATGAGCCCCAGTACCACTCCAGAGGCCACCCAGCCTCTGCCCGCCAGGTCCACTGTGGCCCAAAGGAAACGAGCCCAAGAACTGAGGAAGGTAAGAAAAACGAGACCCCGATGCTGGAACCGTTTCCGACCCGACCTGGAAGTGCAGCTGAATGACTGGTTTTTGTTCTTTCTTTCAGACTCTGAAACCTCTGCTGGAAAAGAGAAGACGAGCTCGTATCAACGACAGTCTCAGTCACCTGAAGAGCCTCATTCTGCCTCTCGTCGGCAAAGACAACGCTCGCTACTCCAAGCTGGAGAAAGCTGATATCCTGGAGATGACCGTGCGCTTTCTCAGAGAGCTTCCCGTCGCTCCGGTCAGAGGTGAGAATCGTCCTGTAAAATGCGCGCATTTCTTGCGCTCCATTTCAAATAAACTTGTGTCTAAAACAACTTCTTCATTTTTTTCCATTCTCCAGATCCCGCAGACAGTTACAGGGAGGGCTACAAAGCCTGCCTCCAGCGCGTATCCGCTCTGCTGCCCAAAACCAGCCTGGACCAGGACGCGCGCCAGCGGGTGAACGACTTCGTCCAGCAGTCCATGTCTGCCGTGGTCAGCCCGTCCTGCGTGAACTGCTGCGCCCACAGTCCCAGAACGTTCCCTCAGATCCATCAGAGACTGCTGAgcctcaaatccagcttcagttcCAGAGCCCAGCCTCAGTCCCGCAGCGGCACCGGTGCAGCGGCGCGCGGAGCGCAGCCGGTGCCGCCGGCGGTCAGCGCCGCCATGTGGAGACCGTGGTAGATTAGAAGGACAATTTGATCATCTGTAATATTTATTTTAGTCTGCCATTCACTGTAGTAGTAATGTTGTGTGATCATTTAGCTCACTTTGCTTTTAAAGTCCGAGCACAAATgtcaaagaaaaggaaaaaagtctgaactttattttttaagaaaaaatTCAATCCTCTTTGGGGTTTCAAAGATATGGGTTGTAGGCAACACTTTTGTAAAACCCCAGGGGTTACATGTTTGGTATTTGCACGATGGACTTTAAAATATTTTGGTCTGTGCAAAAGAAAAGTCTGTAAACACTGTGTGTTCAACAGGAATTTTGTTTTGTGACGTTTCTTTAATAAAGTAACATTTTCCCCCTCAGTAATAACTGTGGTGTGCCATCTGTACTACTTCCAATCGCAAATCAATCATCAAATATCAAACTCAAGGAGATTAAAGATTGGGGGGGTGGAGGGTAAAAAGGCGCGAAAACGCAGAGGACGCAGGTTGTGCGCGCGCAGGGGCAGCTGCTCTGTCGTTGCCATGGCGCCTCTTGTTGCCGCCAAAGTTATGGGAAGAAGTTGCAGGTTGACGGGTGAGTGAACGACAAAGACAGATTTGATTCAGGTCAAATGGCACGTCTGATTCTCCAGAAACACCCcctccttaaaaaaaataaataaataaaataaaatagctgaTGAGCTGATGTTGGTCCATAAACTCAGCTGTAAGATCGTTTGAATCCATCAGCGGGTAAATCCAAGGATTTGCTCTGTTATACATAGTtttaggtgtaaaaacaaaattaCTTGGAACCTGATTCAGAATACTTTGGATCACTGTTTGGGGGGTTCTTCTGCCTTTAAAAGATGCACTTTTGCAATAACAAACAGAACACTATTCTAATGGCTGATTAATTCAACAAATTCGATCAATTATTTAAGACATTTCAACCTAAATCAGTCCACATATGAAGAATTGCTGCTTTGCTCTGTTTGTATATTTCTGAATTGGTGGGGTTTGGACCAGGGGCAGATTAATGCATGGATTTGCATGAACTGAAGTCCACAGGGGCCCCTGTGTAACGGACACTGGCCCACTGCATGACAGGAACAGACATATTTGTAATTGGACAAAACTCAGTGACTGCACTACCTGAGGCTCCCGAGGAAGAGCAGATTGGAGCAGAAGCTGCTGGTGACCTTCTACTGCGTCACAGTGTGGTTCGTCGGAAGTAAAGCTGTGGATAGAAAGCAAGTGATGAACACCACCCAAAAACTCGTGAGGAGATACCTCCCGCTCTCTCAACCAATCCAGATCCTCTCTGACCCTTTCACCAGCACATCATCTGCTCAGCCTGCTCCCCTCAAGCAGGTGATACAGGTTGATCACAGACCCACCTCCAGGATGACAAACTGTTTCTTTCCCTGGGCTGTGACAACATTAAACACTCATGTGCAATAACTCTGACCACCATGTGCAGTAACTGAAATCCTATGGGCTGTACTCATAGAAACATGTGCAATATGTGTAATCAAAGTTTCTCTGTGACTTATCTAAAatgtatattattttatttaaatagctTGTACATatcatcatttatttatatactcaCATTTTTCACTTCGTTTGCTAAGTGAAAGGCGATTGGTTCTTTTTAATCTTTTCTTATGCTCTAACTCAGTTGTGAAGTGACACCCTGCTATTCtactgtattatatatatatatatatatatatatatttgcaaaaaggTGCTTAAATTTGCAGGAAGTGCTGTTTGAAGTATATTATTTGgattatatcaaatcaaatcaaatcaatttcatttatatagcgccaaatcacaacaaacagttgccccaaggtgctttatattgtaaggcaaagccatacaataa includes:
- the hes2.1 gene encoding transcription factor HES-2.1 is translated as MSPSTTPEATQPLPARSTVAQRKRAQELRKTLKPLLEKRRRARINDSLSHLKSLILPLVGKDNARYSKLEKADILEMTVRFLRELPVAPVRDPADSYREGYKACLQRVSALLPKTSLDQDARQRVNDFVQQSMSAVVSPSCVNCCAHSPRTFPQIHQRLLSLKSSFSSRAQPQSRSGTGAAARGAQPVPPAVSAAMWRPW